From Planctomycetia bacterium, the proteins below share one genomic window:
- a CDS encoding FHA domain-containing protein — protein sequence MAMITLRVLDGADRGRIFQGIPTPVTIGREEGNVVQLNDERISRYHLKIQEDQQQHVLTDLDSTNGTKVNGEDASLRILRFGDIISVGRSVLLFGSREEIAERLIGMQVGDNPNSPTLVPEELRRHAAEASADFESNWADRLHEAAERKIKIPPALPGKLSPLQAAQLCEVLEFCHVRLREVLAGMKAEPQQKRVIVDEPNWQNLVDLQWRLAEYVRTVAEPKEPS from the coding sequence ATGGCGATGATCACACTGCGAGTGCTCGACGGCGCGGATCGCGGCCGTATCTTCCAGGGCATTCCGACTCCCGTGACCATCGGCCGGGAAGAGGGGAACGTCGTTCAGCTCAACGACGAGCGGATCAGCCGCTACCACTTGAAGATCCAAGAAGACCAGCAGCAGCACGTGCTGACCGACCTAGACAGCACCAACGGCACGAAGGTCAACGGCGAAGACGCCTCGCTCCGCATCCTGCGCTTCGGCGACATCATCTCGGTCGGACGTTCGGTGCTGTTGTTCGGTTCGCGTGAGGAAATCGCCGAGCGGTTGATCGGGATGCAAGTCGGCGACAATCCGAACAGCCCGACGCTGGTGCCGGAAGAACTCCGACGCCACGCCGCCGAAGCGAGCGCCGACTTCGAAAGCAATTGGGCCGACCGACTGCACGAAGCGGCCGAACGCAAGATCAAGATCCCGCCGGCGCTGCCGGGCAAGCTCTCGCCGTTGCAAGCGGCACAGCTTTGCGAAGTGCTCGAGTTCTGCCACGTCCGACTCCGCGAAGTGCTGGCCGGCATGAAAGCCGAACCGCAGCAGAAGCGCGTGATCGTCGACGAGCCGAATTGGCAGAACCTAGTCGATCTGCAATGGCGGCTCGCGGAATACGTGCGCACCGTCGCCGAGCCGAAAGAACCGTCGTAA
- a CDS encoding helix-turn-helix domain-containing protein — protein sequence MKTFADRLTAAIEATRETHKELARETDLPLALVVEFCNGTSEPSPIRAHRIADVLGCNHNWLLNGFVSEGRDSTLVRELELASLNAANGVVTLDRDDFRRIYTLACMSIR from the coding sequence ATGAAGACGTTCGCCGATCGCCTCACCGCCGCGATCGAAGCCACGCGCGAGACGCACAAGGAGCTCGCCCGCGAGACCGATTTGCCGCTCGCGCTCGTCGTCGAATTTTGCAACGGCACGTCGGAGCCGTCGCCGATTCGTGCCCACCGCATCGCGGATGTGCTGGGCTGCAACCACAACTGGCTGCTGAACGGCTTCGTTTCCGAGGGACGTGATTCGACCTTGGTTCGCGAATTGGAACTGGCGTCGTTAAACGCCGCCAACGGCGTCGTCACGCTAGACCGCGACGACTTCCGCCGCATCTACACGCTCGCCTGCATGAGTATCCGGTAA
- a CDS encoding carbon storage regulator, which yields MGKLVLDRKDGEGVRCLLEDGREIHVALHFANGRPKLVFEAPSSIRILRDELAPRDRSYDAPRRGAVA from the coding sequence ATGGGAAAGTTGGTGTTGGATCGGAAAGACGGCGAGGGAGTTCGCTGCCTGCTCGAAGACGGCCGCGAGATCCACGTCGCGCTGCACTTCGCGAACGGTCGCCCGAAGCTCGTCTTCGAGGCTCCGTCGTCGATTCGGATTCTCCGCGACGAGCTCGCGCCGCGCGACCGCTCGTACGACGCCCCGCGGCGGGGAGCGGTGGCATGA
- a CDS encoding ParB/RepB/Spo0J family partition protein: MSTIEKIARRSGDLGPERKVVVLPAKNESPKPLPGQMTMCALHGEGAPKRIRTKRRCEGITGLVVQAGVEMDAVGEAPGRNGLIVAFDDEEQMILKPDDFEVIERHELKPDGLAANWPSEYAGRTPKVVRLVRKMWFGRTDAVPPGEYEYVGPAGEDHFQKRLLEIRLADGTTRTVYESDVEVVEWATEPASKPLAAAARAVKEPPAKSKKPTKAAAPGPTSAGAVAAAQRFDDLPIQRLPILTLQRHPKNRVPKPAKVAKLAESLKERGQIDPLLVRNIPHEHFYQIISGETRWLAAKKNDSADDINCRVIVCSDAEALELLAICNAERTDLDPIEKAEMIVELCKPIVEGGAGYTREQAAKVYGLETGAAASNLVRLLELPKNWQDRVITGELPQSFARFLTPYCAAPNVMKAIDEDYVHRHRPKAKDYEREPWENRSDVEGHIDGLVDEVTRPIDAKNVHRYSGKDLGDWQYAGNYKCLFELTDEVRRTLDVVPLPYGENGKLIDVATNVKAYDKLQVPRIKAQVDAEAKRSAGKAGRDPKPKKPRTMTVVQMRIAEAEAAKQLAARIQGWRHAWLKSLIGNYLGSSNFVPLKIVLAIVATNEHQACFELSQALREALGAKKNLNGGWSGGTFAKSYRALDPFDQIPKLSARAIDAVRGLLAREDKDPRHPLLPFDFIDAIAVELEVDVVEEWRILQTTGDGRARIDTFLRLHTSKPLQRQASEWKIHIDDGKPKQVMLDIILAKVTPLGLPKSIKPLAARQKPAAKPTKKPTAKQPVKKGAK; encoded by the coding sequence ATGAGCACGATCGAAAAGATAGCCCGGAGAAGCGGCGACCTCGGGCCCGAACGGAAGGTCGTCGTGTTGCCGGCGAAGAACGAGTCGCCGAAACCGTTGCCCGGGCAGATGACGATGTGCGCGCTGCACGGCGAAGGCGCGCCGAAGCGGATCCGCACGAAGCGCCGCTGCGAAGGGATCACGGGGCTCGTCGTCCAGGCCGGCGTCGAGATGGACGCCGTCGGCGAGGCCCCGGGCCGCAACGGCCTGATCGTCGCGTTCGACGACGAAGAACAAATGATTTTGAAGCCCGACGACTTCGAGGTAATCGAACGCCACGAGCTCAAGCCTGACGGCCTCGCCGCGAATTGGCCGAGCGAGTACGCCGGCCGCACGCCGAAGGTCGTCCGCTTGGTGCGAAAGATGTGGTTCGGGAGAACCGACGCGGTACCGCCGGGCGAATACGAATACGTCGGTCCGGCCGGAGAAGATCACTTTCAGAAACGCCTACTGGAGATCAGACTTGCCGACGGTACGACGCGCACCGTGTACGAGAGCGATGTCGAAGTCGTCGAGTGGGCGACGGAGCCTGCGAGCAAACCGCTCGCCGCTGCGGCCCGGGCCGTGAAGGAGCCGCCGGCGAAGAGTAAGAAGCCGACGAAGGCCGCAGCGCCGGGCCCGACGTCGGCCGGTGCGGTTGCCGCTGCCCAGCGGTTCGACGACTTGCCGATCCAACGCCTGCCGATTCTCACGCTGCAGCGGCATCCGAAGAACCGCGTGCCGAAGCCGGCCAAGGTCGCGAAGCTCGCCGAGAGCCTGAAAGAGCGCGGCCAGATCGACCCGCTGCTCGTGCGCAACATCCCGCACGAGCATTTCTATCAGATCATTTCCGGGGAAACGCGCTGGCTCGCGGCCAAGAAGAACGACTCCGCCGACGACATCAACTGCCGCGTGATCGTCTGCAGCGACGCCGAGGCCCTGGAGCTGCTCGCCATTTGCAACGCCGAGCGGACCGACCTCGACCCGATCGAGAAAGCCGAGATGATCGTCGAGCTCTGCAAGCCGATCGTCGAAGGGGGTGCAGGTTATACGCGCGAGCAGGCCGCGAAAGTCTACGGCCTGGAAACGGGAGCCGCGGCGAGCAACTTGGTCCGGCTGCTCGAGCTGCCGAAGAATTGGCAAGACCGCGTCATCACCGGAGAATTGCCCCAGTCGTTCGCGCGGTTCCTGACGCCGTATTGCGCAGCGCCGAACGTGATGAAAGCGATCGACGAAGACTACGTTCACCGGCATCGACCGAAAGCGAAGGACTACGAGCGCGAGCCGTGGGAGAACCGCTCCGACGTCGAGGGCCATATCGACGGCTTGGTCGACGAGGTGACGCGGCCGATCGACGCGAAGAACGTGCATCGCTACAGCGGCAAAGACCTCGGCGATTGGCAATACGCCGGCAATTACAAATGCTTGTTCGAGCTCACCGACGAAGTGCGGCGGACGCTCGACGTCGTCCCGTTGCCGTACGGCGAGAATGGGAAGCTGATCGACGTCGCAACGAACGTGAAGGCTTACGACAAATTGCAGGTTCCACGGATCAAAGCGCAGGTCGACGCCGAAGCGAAGCGGAGCGCCGGGAAGGCCGGCCGAGATCCGAAGCCGAAGAAGCCGCGGACGATGACCGTCGTCCAGATGCGCATAGCGGAAGCCGAAGCGGCGAAACAACTCGCGGCCCGGATCCAAGGCTGGCGACATGCCTGGCTCAAGAGCCTCATCGGCAATTACCTCGGCTCGTCGAACTTCGTGCCGTTGAAAATCGTGCTGGCGATCGTGGCGACGAATGAGCATCAGGCCTGCTTCGAGCTCAGCCAGGCGTTGCGTGAAGCGTTGGGTGCGAAGAAGAATCTCAACGGCGGCTGGTCCGGAGGTACGTTTGCGAAGAGCTATCGCGCATTGGATCCGTTCGATCAGATTCCTAAGCTCTCGGCTCGCGCGATCGACGCCGTACGCGGCTTGTTGGCGCGCGAGGATAAAGACCCCCGGCATCCGCTGTTGCCGTTCGACTTCATCGACGCGATCGCCGTCGAGCTCGAAGTCGACGTCGTCGAAGAGTGGCGCATCTTACAGACGACCGGCGACGGCCGCGCGCGGATCGATACGTTCTTGCGGTTGCATACCAGCAAGCCGCTGCAGCGGCAGGCCTCGGAGTGGAAGATCCACATCGACGACGGCAAACCGAAGCAAGTGATGCTCGACATCATCCTCGCCAAGGTCACGCCGCTCGGGCTGCCGAAGTCGATCAAGCCGCTCGCCGCGCGGCAGAAACCCGCCGCGAAGCCGACGAAGAAACCGACCGCGAAGCAGCCGGTGAAGAAGGGGGCGAAGTAA